One Vespula pensylvanica isolate Volc-1 chromosome 1, ASM1446617v1, whole genome shotgun sequence genomic region harbors:
- the LOC122632616 gene encoding dolichyldiphosphatase 1-like, whose protein sequence is MASLDDELKSHFIRATDELEWVPLSLTLIEYPQGDILGKLLALISLTPFVILTGFMTLILFRRDLHTIAFFSGVILNEFVNLILKHTIREARPLKRDGIYNEYGMPSTHAQFMWFFTTYAILFICIRLHHNSNSTISERFWRIIIVAACIIVAVLVSYGRIYLQYHSTSQVLCGVLVGVTLGVAWFLITHTILTPLFPLIVSWRVSEYLLLRDTTLIPNVLWFEYTNIRTEVRARSRKLVSMKSQ, encoded by the exons ATGGCATCGCTCGACGACGAGCTCAAATCACATTTCATTCGTGCAACTGATGAATTGGAATGGGTTCCTTTGTCTTTGACTCTAATCGAATATCCACAAG gaGACATACTTGGTAAATTATTAGCTCTGATAAGTTTAACACCTTTCGTTATTTTGACTGGTTTTATGACATTGATTCTCTTTAGAAGAGATTTGCATACT ATTGCATTTTTCAGTGGAGTTATATTGAatgaatttgttaatttaatattaaaacatacCATTCGTGAAGCAAGACCATTAAAACGTGATGgtatttataatgaatatgGTATGCCTTCTACACATGCACAATTTATGTGGTTCTTTACTACATATGCAATACTTTTCATATGTATTag GTTACATCACAATAGTAATAGCACAATATCTGAAAGGTTTTGGCGAATAATTATTGTGGCTGCTTGTATAATAGTAGCTGTTTTAGTATCTTATGGCAGAATTTACCTACAATACCACTCAACTTCCCAAGTTTTATGTGGTGTACTTGTGGGAGTTACTTTAGGAGTAGCATGGTTTTTAATCACACATACAATTCTGACTCCTTTGTTTCCTCTTATTGTATCATG gCGAGTATCAGAATATCTGCTGTTGCGTGACACAACTTTAATTCCAAATGTATTGTGGTttgaatatacaaatattcgtACAGAAGTTCGAGCACGTTCGCGAAAACTTGTGTCTATGAAATCACAATGA
- the LOC122632641 gene encoding coiled-coil domain-containing protein 25 isoform X2 has protein sequence MGVDKYENEDLIKWGWPEDVWFHVDKYSSAHVYLRLHMGQTIDDIPSTVLEDAAQLVKANSIDGNRMNDIDVVYTMWSNLKKTQEMEVGQVGFHKEKDVRKIHVTKRQNIIVNRLNKTKRSEQVNLQAEREQRDRNERKDKKKLLREQKEREKAEEKRRQEEAEMRSYNSLFNSSNMTSNTENSGYDSDDFM, from the exons ATGGGGGTTGATAAATATGAAA aTGAGGATTTGATTAAGTGGGGTTGGCCAGAAGATGTATGGTTTCATGTGGACAAGTACTCCTCAGCTCATGTGTATTTACGATTACATATg GGTCAAACAATAGATGATATCCCTAGTACAGTTTTAGAAGATGCTGCACAATTAGTAAAAGCAAATAGTATTGATGGAAATAGAATGAATGATATTGATGTAGTTTATACAATGTGGTCTAATTTGAAAAAGACTCAGGAAATGGAAGTTGGTCAAGTTGGTTTtcacaaagagaaagatgttCGTAAAATTCATGTTACAAAACgtcaaaatattattgttaatcgACTTAATAAAACTAAACGTTCTGAACAAGTAAATTTACAAgcagaaagagaacaaagagatagaaatgagcggaaagataagaaaaagcttttaagagaacaaaaagaaagagaaaaagctgaAGAGAAAAGACGTCAAGAAGAAGCTGAAATGAG aAGCTacaattctttatttaattcatctAACATGACATCAAATACAGAAAATAGTGGCTATGATTCAGACGACTTTATGTGA
- the LOC122632590 gene encoding queuine tRNA-ribosyltransferase catalytic subunit gives MRHWMRKLNLNNLQIMTEEKTSPLNFEILAECEISKARTGKITLRHHHVDTPVFMPVGTQGTLKGLLPQQLEELNCQIILGNTYHLGNRPGTEILQKAGGLHKFMNWKRALLTDSGGFQMVSLLQLAKITEEGVNFKSPYNDTDCMLTPERSIQIQNIIGADIIMQLDDVVKSTQTGPRVTEAMGRTVRWLDRCLLAHERSDEQSIFPIVQGGLDPKLRSECAHELTKRKVNGYAIGGLSGGESKDIFWKMVHLSTDILPKNKPRYLMGVGFAIDLVVCCALGVDMYDCVFPTRTARFGCALVRTGQLNLKQNQYSKDMRPIDESCPCSTCKTYTRAYLHQIVTIETVACHLLTVHNIAFQMKLMKDIRESIKQQKYPEFVQNYMLNVYPDKKYPEWIVNALQTVNITLL, from the exons ATGCGTCATTGGatgagaaaattaaatttaaataatttacaaataatgacagaagaaaaaacatcgCCTTTGAACTTCGAAATTTTAGCAGAATGTGAAATTAGCAAAGCAAGAACTGGGAAAATAACTTTAAGGCATCACCATGTAGATACTCCAGTTTTTATGCCAGTAGGAACAcag GGTACTCTGAAAGGTTTATTGCCTCAACAATTAGAAGAATTGAATTGTCAAATAATTCTTGGCAATACTTATCATCTTGGGAATAGACCT ggTACTGAAATATTGCAGAAAGCAGGAggtttacataaatttatgaattggAAAAGAGCATTACTAACTGATTCTGGTGGGTTTCAAATGGTGTCATTATTACAACTTGCCAAAATTACAGAAGAAGGAGTGAACTTTAAATCTCCATATAATG ataCTGATTGTATGTTAACTCCTGAACGCTCAATTCAAATTCAGAATATAATTGGTGCTGATATAATAATGCAATTAGATGATGTAGTTAAAAGTACACAAACAGGACCAAGAGTGACAGAAGCTATGGGAAG aaCAGTAAGATGGTTAGATAGATGTTTATTAGCACATGAAAGATCTGATGAACAAAGTATATTCCCTATTGTACAAGGTGGATTAGATCCTAAATTAAGATCAGAATGTGCCCATGAATtaactaaaagaaaagtaaatggTTATGCAATTGGAGGATTaag tgGTGGTGAaagtaaagatatattttggAAAATGGTACATCTTTCTACTGATATTCTTCCAAAAAATAAACCTCGTTATTTAATGGGTGTTGGTTTTGCTATAGATCTAGTTGTATGCTGTGCATTAGGTGTTGACATGTATGATTGTGTATTTCCAACAAGAACAGCT aGATTTGGTTGTGCTTTAGTACGTACAGGTCAActtaatttaaaacaaaaccAATATAGTAAAGATATGAGGCCAATTGATGAATCTTGTCCATGTAGCACTTGTAAGACATATACACGTGCATATCTTCATCAAATAGTTACAATAGAAACAGTTGCATGTCACTTATTAACAGTTCATAATATAgcatttcaaatgaaattaatgaaagataTTAGAGAAAGTATAAAGCAACAAAAATATCCTGAATTTGTACAAAATTACATGTTAAATGTATATCCAGATAAAAAGTACCCAGAATGGATAGTTAATGCTTTGCAAACagttaatattacattattataa
- the LOC122632641 gene encoding coiled-coil domain-containing protein 25 isoform X1 has translation MVYYFTSEVVQPPVTLFMGVDKYENEDLIKWGWPEDVWFHVDKYSSAHVYLRLHMGQTIDDIPSTVLEDAAQLVKANSIDGNRMNDIDVVYTMWSNLKKTQEMEVGQVGFHKEKDVRKIHVTKRQNIIVNRLNKTKRSEQVNLQAEREQRDRNERKDKKKLLREQKEREKAEEKRRQEEAEMRSYNSLFNSSNMTSNTENSGYDSDDFM, from the exons atggtatattattttacaagcgagg TTGTACAACCACCAGTAACATTATTTATGGGGGTTGATAAATATGAAA aTGAGGATTTGATTAAGTGGGGTTGGCCAGAAGATGTATGGTTTCATGTGGACAAGTACTCCTCAGCTCATGTGTATTTACGATTACATATg GGTCAAACAATAGATGATATCCCTAGTACAGTTTTAGAAGATGCTGCACAATTAGTAAAAGCAAATAGTATTGATGGAAATAGAATGAATGATATTGATGTAGTTTATACAATGTGGTCTAATTTGAAAAAGACTCAGGAAATGGAAGTTGGTCAAGTTGGTTTtcacaaagagaaagatgttCGTAAAATTCATGTTACAAAACgtcaaaatattattgttaatcgACTTAATAAAACTAAACGTTCTGAACAAGTAAATTTACAAgcagaaagagaacaaagagatagaaatgagcggaaagataagaaaaagcttttaagagaacaaaaagaaagagaaaaagctgaAGAGAAAAGACGTCAAGAAGAAGCTGAAATGAG aAGCTacaattctttatttaattcatctAACATGACATCAAATACAGAAAATAGTGGCTATGATTCAGACGACTTTATGTGA